A single window of Kitasatospora sp. HUAS MG31 DNA harbors:
- a CDS encoding ATP-grasp domain-containing protein → MSHLLVVESWVGSMSRLLPRALDEGGHRFTFLTRDLGHYLRSHPGEGTHPLLAAANVLTADTNDPQTLLPHVDLLHAALGFDGVVSSCDYYLPVVAALADRLGLPGPRPDAVRAACRKDLTRERLAAAGVPGPRHTLCRDRSGISAAAEAIGYPLVVKPVDLCAGMYVREVRDEAELLDAYRALAAFPVNARGQRREPVVLLEELLTGPEVSVETVSFDGVTHVVGVTGKTIGGAPAFVETAHRFPADLAPALAAAAADTAVAAVRALGLDDVVAHTELKLTPDGPRIVEVNPRPAGNRITELIRRVTGVDLAAACVDVALGRRPDLTVRETGAASAAVAFLVPDRDGVLSEVEGAEEVRREPSLVELTLPAPGREVRRAVSNNEYLGHVMTAAPRDADAGRLAERLVSRLTPRYETDAAVLP, encoded by the coding sequence ATGTCACATCTGCTGGTTGTCGAGAGCTGGGTGGGCTCGATGAGCCGACTGCTGCCGAGAGCCCTGGACGAGGGGGGCCACCGCTTCACCTTCCTCACCCGCGACCTGGGCCACTACCTCCGTTCGCACCCCGGCGAGGGCACCCACCCGCTGCTCGCCGCGGCCAACGTCCTCACCGCCGACACCAACGACCCGCAGACCCTGCTGCCCCACGTCGACCTCCTGCACGCCGCCCTCGGGTTCGACGGGGTCGTCTCCTCCTGCGACTACTACCTGCCGGTCGTCGCCGCGCTGGCCGACCGGCTGGGCCTGCCCGGGCCGCGCCCGGACGCCGTCCGGGCCGCCTGCCGCAAGGACCTCACCCGCGAGCGCCTGGCGGCGGCCGGCGTGCCCGGCCCGCGCCACACCCTCTGCCGGGACCGTTCGGGGATATCCGCCGCCGCCGAGGCGATCGGCTACCCGCTGGTCGTCAAGCCGGTCGACCTCTGCGCCGGGATGTACGTCCGCGAGGTCCGCGACGAGGCCGAACTGCTCGACGCGTACCGGGCCCTGGCCGCCTTCCCGGTGAACGCGCGCGGCCAGCGCCGGGAACCCGTCGTGCTGCTGGAGGAGCTGCTCACCGGGCCGGAGGTCAGCGTCGAGACGGTCTCCTTCGACGGCGTCACCCACGTGGTCGGGGTGACCGGGAAGACGATCGGCGGCGCACCGGCGTTCGTCGAGACCGCCCACCGCTTCCCCGCCGACCTCGCCCCGGCGCTCGCGGCCGCCGCCGCCGACACCGCCGTCGCCGCCGTCCGGGCCCTCGGGCTGGACGACGTGGTCGCCCACACCGAACTCAAGCTGACACCGGACGGCCCGCGCATCGTCGAGGTCAACCCGCGCCCGGCGGGCAACCGGATCACCGAACTGATCCGCCGCGTCACCGGCGTCGACCTCGCCGCCGCGTGCGTGGACGTGGCCCTCGGCCGCCGGCCGGACCTGACGGTACGGGAGACCGGGGCGGCCAGTGCCGCCGTCGCGTTCCTGGTCCCGGACCGGGACGGCGTCCTCAGCGAGGTCGAGGGCGCCGAGGAGGTACGCCGCGAGCCCTCCCTGGTGGAGCTCACGCTCCCGGCCCCGGGCCGCGAGGTCCGCCGGGCCGTCAGCAACAACGAGTACCTGGGACACGTGATGACCGCCGCGCCCCGGGACGCCGACGCCGGGCGGCTCGCCGAACGGCTGGTCTCCCGGCTGACGCCCCGCTACGAGACGGATGCGGCGGTCCTGCCGTGA
- a CDS encoding Rossmann-like domain-containing protein: MSHLDTLVERARAGGYGLDPARQRIAVAFCTTQAVRHDGRSRGYRNEVLGLRLGAGVGSCAVEPGGLPASTLEDCVGATVADLLAHPVLPVRVAALDALLMAARPHTPANGARPCPLPAGTSLAKSRARARAVVELLPEQVRRVLVVGVVNSLLEQLRDRGIGYLPADLKGGTTEWGETVHSDAGGLLHRCDALLVSGMTLGNGSFDGFLDHARETGKPLVVFAQTGSAVFPRLLDSGVHAVSAEPYPFFWLDGGPGVIHRYGGAR; encoded by the coding sequence GTGAGCCACCTGGACACCCTGGTCGAACGCGCCCGGGCCGGCGGGTACGGCCTCGATCCCGCCCGCCAGCGGATCGCCGTCGCCTTCTGCACCACCCAGGCGGTCCGGCACGACGGACGCTCCCGCGGCTACCGCAACGAGGTGCTCGGGCTCCGGCTCGGCGCGGGCGTCGGCTCCTGCGCCGTCGAGCCGGGCGGGCTGCCGGCCTCGACGCTGGAGGACTGCGTGGGCGCCACCGTCGCCGACCTCCTCGCCCACCCCGTCCTCCCGGTCCGGGTGGCCGCGCTGGACGCCCTGCTGATGGCGGCCCGCCCGCACACCCCGGCGAACGGCGCCCGCCCCTGCCCCCTGCCGGCGGGCACCTCGCTCGCCAAGTCCCGGGCCCGCGCCCGGGCCGTGGTCGAGCTGCTGCCGGAACAGGTCCGCCGGGTGCTGGTGGTCGGCGTGGTCAACTCCCTGCTGGAACAGCTGCGCGACCGCGGCATCGGCTACCTGCCGGCCGACCTCAAGGGCGGCACCACCGAGTGGGGCGAGACCGTGCACAGCGACGCGGGCGGGCTGCTCCACCGGTGTGACGCGCTGCTGGTCTCCGGCATGACCCTCGGCAACGGCAGCTTCGACGGCTTCCTCGACCACGCCCGGGAGACCGGCAAGCCCCTGGTGGTGTTCGCCCAGACCGGCAGCGCCGTGTTCCCCCGCCTCCTGGACAGCGGCGTGCACGCGGTCTCCGCCGAGCCGTACCCGTTCTTCTGGCTGGACGGCGGCCCGGGCGTCATCCACCGCTACGGCGGTGCCCGATGA
- a CDS encoding PLP-dependent cysteine synthase family protein: MTAPALLRAANPDLLPLLGHTPLARVRTPLPDPHPGFWAKLECLGAGGMKARSAVAMLRGAHARGELRPGATVVESTSGTLGVGLAFAGQALGHPVVLVGDAELEPPMRQLLRSYGADLEIVDRPAEHGGWQAARLARLREVLDRLPGAYWPDQYNNPDNAAGYHAMAQELIGDLDELDVLVCSVGTGGHSAGLVEPLRRRWPRLRVIGVDSVGSAIFGQPSRKRLMRGLGSSIHPRNVAYEAFDEVHWVGPAEAADACRRLAKGCFVSGGWSTGAVALVAAWAARAEDGARVATVFPDGPHRYLGTIYDDGYCRTHGLAPGNAASRPAEIPTAGAAEVTGWARCRTVVDPLEVRP, translated from the coding sequence ATGACCGCGCCCGCGCTCCTCCGGGCGGCCAACCCCGATCTGCTGCCGCTGCTCGGCCACACCCCGCTCGCCCGGGTCCGCACCCCGCTCCCCGATCCCCACCCCGGCTTCTGGGCCAAGCTCGAATGCCTGGGCGCGGGCGGGATGAAGGCCCGCTCGGCGGTGGCCATGCTGCGCGGCGCCCACGCCCGCGGCGAGCTCCGTCCGGGCGCCACGGTGGTGGAGTCCACCTCCGGCACCCTCGGCGTCGGACTGGCCTTCGCCGGGCAGGCCCTCGGCCACCCCGTCGTGCTGGTGGGCGACGCCGAACTCGAACCCCCGATGCGCCAGTTGCTCCGCTCGTACGGCGCCGATCTGGAGATCGTCGACCGCCCCGCCGAGCACGGCGGCTGGCAGGCCGCCCGGCTGGCCCGGCTGCGCGAGGTCCTCGACCGGCTGCCCGGCGCCTACTGGCCGGACCAGTACAACAACCCCGACAACGCGGCCGGCTACCACGCGATGGCCCAGGAACTCATCGGCGACCTCGACGAGTTGGACGTCCTCGTGTGCAGTGTGGGCACCGGCGGGCACAGCGCCGGCCTGGTCGAACCGCTGCGCCGCCGCTGGCCCCGGCTCCGGGTGATCGGGGTGGACTCGGTCGGTTCGGCGATCTTCGGCCAGCCCTCCCGCAAGCGCCTGATGCGCGGGCTGGGCAGCAGCATCCACCCGCGCAACGTCGCCTACGAGGCCTTCGACGAGGTGCACTGGGTCGGGCCGGCCGAGGCCGCCGACGCCTGCCGCCGGCTCGCCAAGGGCTGTTTCGTCAGCGGCGGTTGGAGCACGGGCGCGGTGGCCCTGGTCGCCGCCTGGGCCGCCCGCGCGGAGGACGGGGCGCGGGTGGCCACGGTCTTCCCGGACGGGCCGCACCGCTACCTCGGCACCATCTACGACGACGGGTACTGCCGCACCCACGGCCTGGCACCCGGGAACGCGGCCTCCCGCCCCGCGGAGATCCCCACCGCCGGGGCCGCGGAGGTCACCGGCTGGGCCCGCTGCCGGACCGTGGTCGACCCGCTGGAGGTCCGGCCGTGA
- a CDS encoding mandelate racemase/muconate lactonizing enzyme family protein: MILETRTVRLRLAEPLRISRSVTAARDAVVLTVRQDGLNGSGEVVSSEFLGLPTASILHQAAGLRPALARAAGPEEALEQLGAGAFGGLSPGVLAAVEAALLDLVGKRAGLPLHTLLGEPVAPAAATARTIGITGPVRAAAQAARLAAAGFTVLKIKAGSADPTEDLARVEAVRVGAPGVRLLLDPNGAWTADTARALLPRFAEVGVEAVEQPIAAGDPDTLADLAQGSPVPVIADEDAVSHRDAVRLAGRVHGVNVKLAKCGGVSAALRICEDLRGSGTEVMLGCLTASSLGIAPAVHLVDLARWVDLDGHLLLAHDPWHGIGGQDGTVRAPEGPGLGVRPVPEPGEAA; encoded by the coding sequence GTGATCCTGGAGACCCGTACCGTACGGCTCCGGCTCGCCGAACCGCTGCGGATATCCCGGTCCGTGACCGCCGCCCGCGACGCCGTGGTCCTCACCGTGCGGCAGGACGGGCTGAACGGCTCCGGCGAGGTGGTCAGCAGCGAGTTCCTGGGCCTGCCGACCGCCTCGATCCTCCACCAGGCCGCCGGTCTCCGGCCGGCGCTCGCCCGGGCAGCCGGCCCCGAGGAGGCCCTCGAACAGCTCGGCGCCGGGGCCTTCGGCGGCCTGTCGCCCGGGGTGCTGGCCGCCGTGGAGGCGGCCCTGTTGGACCTGGTCGGCAAGCGGGCCGGCCTCCCGCTGCACACGCTGCTCGGTGAGCCGGTCGCGCCCGCCGCCGCCACCGCCCGGACCATCGGCATCACCGGTCCGGTCCGGGCCGCGGCCCAGGCCGCCCGGCTCGCCGCGGCCGGGTTCACCGTCCTCAAGATCAAGGCGGGGTCCGCCGATCCCACCGAGGACCTGGCCCGGGTCGAGGCGGTGCGGGTCGGCGCCCCCGGGGTCCGGCTGCTGCTCGACCCGAACGGCGCCTGGACCGCCGACACGGCACGCGCCCTGCTGCCGCGCTTCGCCGAGGTCGGCGTGGAGGCGGTCGAGCAGCCCATCGCCGCCGGAGACCCGGACACGCTCGCCGACCTGGCCCAGGGCTCGCCCGTCCCGGTGATCGCCGACGAGGACGCCGTGTCCCACCGCGACGCCGTCCGGCTGGCGGGCCGCGTCCACGGGGTGAACGTCAAACTCGCCAAGTGCGGAGGGGTGTCCGCGGCGCTGCGGATCTGCGAGGACCTGCGCGGCAGCGGCACCGAGGTGATGCTGGGCTGCCTGACCGCCAGTTCGCTGGGCATCGCCCCCGCGGTCCACCTGGTCGACCTGGCCCGCTGGGTCGACCTGGACGGGCACCTGCTGCTCGCCCACGACCCCTGGCACGGCATCGGCGGGCAGGACGGCACCGTCCGCGCGCCGGAGGGGCCCGGACTCGGCGTGCGGCCCGTCCCCGAACCGGGGGAGGCGGCATGA